In Gorilla gorilla gorilla isolate KB3781 chromosome 12, NHGRI_mGorGor1-v2.1_pri, whole genome shotgun sequence, the following are encoded in one genomic region:
- the LOC101144284 gene encoding large ribosomal subunit protein uL11-like, with amino-acid sequence MPPKLDPNEIKVVYLSCTGGEVNASSVLSTKIRPPASIEVVPSASALIIEAFKEPPRDRKKQENIKHSGNITFDEIVNVAQQMQHQSLARELSGTIKEILGTSQSVG; translated from the exons ATGCCACCTAAGTTGGACCCTAACGAGATCAAAGTCGTATACCTGAGTTGCACCGGGGGTGAAGTCAATGCCTCATCTGTGCTGTCCACCAAGATCAGGCCCCCTgcgtct ATTGAGGTGGTACCTTCTGCTTCTGCCCTGATCATCGAAGCCTTCAAGGAACCaccaagagacagaaagaaacaggaaaacattaAACACAGTGGAAATATCACTTTCGATGAGATCGTCAACGTTGCTCAACAGATGCAGCACCAATCTTTAGCCAGAGAACTTTCTGGAACCATTAAAGAGATCCTGGGGACTTCCCAGTCTGTGGGCTGA